A stretch of DNA from Desulfosarcina ovata subsp. ovata:
AATGGCGGGGGATGGATCCCTCTGCCATGGCGGCATTGATCGGTTTTCTTTTTTTCGGGCTGGCATTTTTCGTTATCCGGTTTGCCGATCGGCGTCTTTCCGGCAATGCCAGTTACCAACCCGAGATCATCAAGATCAGACGCGCCGACCTGGCTTCGGCCGAGCCGTTGAACCCGTCACAAGCCGAATCGTGATGCATGGAGCAGACCGTATTCATAACCGGCAGCAATACCGCGACGTTTCGCTGCCCCCAGTGCGGCAAGGCCAAAACAGCGGATGTCAGCCGTTATGTGGCTACCAACAAAAAGGTTACGGTCAATTGTACTTGCGCCTGTGGCCATCGATTTCGCTGCCGGCTGGAAAAACGCAGACAGTATCGCAAATCAGTTAACCTTCCGGGACGATTTGTTTGCAAGGAAGAGGGGCGCCTCCCGGATACCGGCCTGATGAGTGTCGTGGATATCTCCACCACCGGATTGAAACTAAAAATGGGTGTTCCGCGCACCCTCCCCATCGGTATGCAACTGCGGGTGGAATTTCAATTGGACGATAACAAGCGAACCCCCATGGAAAAACGTGTCATTGTCCGCAATGTCAGCGGCCCGTATGTCGGTGTGGCGTTCCATTCCGACGACCTGGACGATCCCGCCCTGGGATTCTATCTGATGCCTTAGCGTGTGAAAACAAACCCAACCACTTTCCGCGTCAACCTGCGCCGGGGGACCGTCAAGGGCTGGCGCGGTTTTGTCTGGATGCTCAAGATTATCCTGCCGGTTTCCTTGGTGACCTTCCTGCTGGACGTTTCCGGCCTGATTCACCGGATGGACGGCCTGTTCGAGCCACTGATGGGCGTTTTGCGTCTGCCGGCGATGGCCGCCCTGCCGATGATCATCGGCCTGCTGACCGGCATTTACGGCGCCATCGCCGCCATGGCGGTCCTGCCGTTTACCTCGTCCCAGATGACCTTGCTGGCGGTTTTCCTGCTGATTGCGCACAATCTGATTCAGGAAGGCGTGGTGCAGCATCGCTCCGGCTGCTCGGCCTGGACGGCAACCGCTGTTCGGCTGCTGGCGGCGGTGCTCACCGTAGTCGTCACGGGTTGGTTCCTCGATCCGGATCCTGTCCGACAGGGGACAGCCCTTCGCCCAACCGCCGCAGCCGCCGGCTTCTGGCCGGCCCTGGAGGGGTGGGCGGTCGGCATGGCATGGATCAGCTTGAAAATTTTATTTATCATCACCGCCCTGATGGTCCTGATGGAACTGCTCAACGCATATAGGCTGATCGACAGGCTGCTGCGGATGATCCAACCGTGCATGGGGCTTTTGGGCCTGGATCGCGACTTGGGCATGCTGTGGCTGACGGCCACGGTGTTCGGTATCGCCTATGGCGGCGCGGTGATCGTCGAGGAGGTGGACCGGCGACAGATCGATCCGGAAAAACTCAAGGCCCTGCACTTTTCCATTGGGGTCAATCATGCCGTGGTGGAGGATCCGGCCCTGTTTCTGCCCCTGGGCGTCCACCCGTTCTGGTTATGGATTCCGCGTCTGATTGTGGCCATCGCATTTGTCCACGCCTACCGGATGTGGCGATGGCTGCGGAGGACCGGCGCACGCCGACGGGGCGTCGGCGTAGCCCTGGCCGTCATGGTGCTGTTTGCCGCCAGCCTCGGCCGGGCCAGCGAGATCCCGGACCGAAGCCACGCATTCTCGCCCGGCGAACGGCTGACCTTCGTGCTCAAGTGGACGGTCATCCCGGCCGGAGAGGCGGTGCTCGAAGTCTTGCCGCAGGAACAGATGGCCGGGCAGGATGTCTACCATTTTGTTCTTACGGCCCGGTCGAACGCGTTTGTGGACGCGTTTTACACGGTTCGTGACCGCATTGACGCCTGGGCCGATACGAAGATGCAGCGATCGCTGCTGTACCGCAAGAAACAGCACGAAGGCAGTACCCGGCGGGATATCACCGTTTCCTTCGACTGGGAGGCGATGCATGCCCAGTACGTCAACCATGGGGATGCACGCGACCCCATTCCCATTACCGCCGGCACGTTCGATCCGCTGGCCATTTTTTACTGGTCCCGGGCGGTCGATCTGTCGGTGGGCAGCCCTATTCAGCGGCCGGTAACGGATGGCAAAAAACATGTCGTCGGGTTTGCCCATGTGGTGGACCGGGCGCGCATCACCGTACCGGCGGGTACCTTCGACACCTTTCTCATCGAACCCGACCTGACCCATGTGGGCGGGGTTTTTGAGAAGAGCCGCGATGCCAAAATCCAATTGTGGGTAACGTCAGACCACCGACGGCTGCCGGTTAAATTGAAAAGCAAGGTGGTTGTGGGCAGTTTTTCCGGTGAACTGGTCAGTATGACCGGTGCTGCCGCCCCCGCAACCGCTGCCCAATGACACGGGAGGGGGAATGCCATGGACGATCTGGCCTATGAACAGTGGCTTTGGGAGAAGACGGCCCAGCGCTGTATAAGCAACCTCAATAAAAATGATTTCGATGCCCACTATTTCCTGGATGTGGAGACGGCGGCCAACCGGATTCTTGAGATGGTGAAACCGTATGCCTCCTTTGGTTTCGGAGGGTCCAGCACCACGCGTCGCCTGGGCGTCCTGGAAGCCTTGCGCGACGAAGGAAAAACCATTCATGATCACTGGCAGGCCGGGCTGACCAAGGCGGAGGATCTGGAGATCCGATTGGCACAGGGCCGTTGCGACTGTTTTTTCTGCAGTGCCAATGCCATTTCGGCAACCGGTGAAATCGTTAATGTGGATGGTATCGGTAACCGAACCAACGCCATGACCTTCGGAACCCGCAAGGTGATCATCGTGGCCGGAATGAACAAGGTTACCGTGGACCTGGAAAGTGCCTTGAAACGGATTCGCCAGGTGGCGGCACCGATGCGTGCCCGGAGCCTGAATATGAAAACGCCCTGTGCCGAAAGCGGCGTCTGTTCGGACTGCCGTTCCCCCCAGCGGATCTGCCGCGTGACCACCATCTTGCACCGCAAACCATCGCTGACCGACATCAGTGTTTTTCTGATCGGCCAATCCCTGGGGTTCTAACTTTTTGATACCACTCAAATAAGGAGAAAACGATGTCCATTCACCAATACCCCCTGCCTTTCCGGCTCGCCCTTGCCCTGCTGGTGGGTATCCTGCTGTTTCCGGCAGTCTGCACGACCGCGCAGGCCGCGGAACAGGAGGTCGCCCGGGTCAATGATACGATCCTGTCGCGCCAGGATCTGGACCGCGAGATGAAACTGATCACCATGAACCTGAAACGTCAGGGGCGCAGCCTGGACGAGGCCCAGTTGAAACAGTACGAGGAGAAGGTGCGCGATACCCTGATCAACCGCACCCTTCTGGAGCAAGCGGCCAAGGGCATGAAGATCACCACTCCGGACGACCAGGTGGCCAAAGCCCTGGAAGACTTTAAGGGCCGGTTTCCGGATGAGGCGGGTTATCGGCAAGCGCTCGGTGAAATGGGGGTGGACGAGGGGCAGTTCAGAGCGCAGATAAAAACCGGACTGACCATCAAGACGCTCATCGATCAAACGGTGATCCAGGACATTTCTCTGGCCGACGAAACGGTGCGCGGGTTTTATGACGCGCATCCGGACCTGTTCCGTCGGCCGGAACAGGTCAAGGCGTCCCATATCCTTGTGCAGGTGCCCACCACCGCGGACGAGGCCAAAAAGGCCGAGGCCCTGGCCTCCATCCAGGGGCTCAAACAGCGCATCAACGATGGCGAACCCTTTGCTGACTTGGCTCGGGAATACTCCGATTGTCCCAGCAAGGCCAGGGGCGGGGACCTTGGGTTTTTCAGCCGTGAGCAGATGGTCCAGCCGTTTTCAGAAGCCGCCTTTGCCCTTCAGCCGGGGCAGGTCAGTGATGTGGTGACCACC
This window harbors:
- a CDS encoding PilZ domain-containing protein, translating into MEQTVFITGSNTATFRCPQCGKAKTADVSRYVATNKKVTVNCTCACGHRFRCRLEKRRQYRKSVNLPGRFVCKEEGRLPDTGLMSVVDISTTGLKLKMGVPRTLPIGMQLRVEFQLDDNKRTPMEKRVIVRNVSGPYVGVAFHSDDLDDPALGFYLMP
- a CDS encoding DUF3108 domain-containing protein, whose amino-acid sequence is MKTNPTTFRVNLRRGTVKGWRGFVWMLKIILPVSLVTFLLDVSGLIHRMDGLFEPLMGVLRLPAMAALPMIIGLLTGIYGAIAAMAVLPFTSSQMTLLAVFLLIAHNLIQEGVVQHRSGCSAWTATAVRLLAAVLTVVVTGWFLDPDPVRQGTALRPTAAAAGFWPALEGWAVGMAWISLKILFIITALMVLMELLNAYRLIDRLLRMIQPCMGLLGLDRDLGMLWLTATVFGIAYGGAVIVEEVDRRQIDPEKLKALHFSIGVNHAVVEDPALFLPLGVHPFWLWIPRLIVAIAFVHAYRMWRWLRRTGARRRGVGVALAVMVLFAASLGRASEIPDRSHAFSPGERLTFVLKWTVIPAGEAVLEVLPQEQMAGQDVYHFVLTARSNAFVDAFYTVRDRIDAWADTKMQRSLLYRKKQHEGSTRRDITVSFDWEAMHAQYVNHGDARDPIPITAGTFDPLAIFYWSRAVDLSVGSPIQRPVTDGKKHVVGFAHVVDRARITVPAGTFDTFLIEPDLTHVGGVFEKSRDAKIQLWVTSDHRRLPVKLKSKVVVGSFSGELVSMTGAAAPATAAQ
- a CDS encoding lactate utilization protein, with translation MDDLAYEQWLWEKTAQRCISNLNKNDFDAHYFLDVETAANRILEMVKPYASFGFGGSSTTRRLGVLEALRDEGKTIHDHWQAGLTKAEDLEIRLAQGRCDCFFCSANAISATGEIVNVDGIGNRTNAMTFGTRKVIIVAGMNKVTVDLESALKRIRQVAAPMRARSLNMKTPCAESGVCSDCRSPQRICRVTTILHRKPSLTDISVFLIGQSLGF
- a CDS encoding peptidylprolyl isomerase, with amino-acid sequence MSIHQYPLPFRLALALLVGILLFPAVCTTAQAAEQEVARVNDTILSRQDLDREMKLITMNLKRQGRSLDEAQLKQYEEKVRDTLINRTLLEQAAKGMKITTPDDQVAKALEDFKGRFPDEAGYRQALGEMGVDEGQFRAQIKTGLTIKTLIDQTVIQDISLADETVRGFYDAHPDLFRRPEQVKASHILVQVPTTADEAKKAEALASIQGLKQRINDGEPFADLAREYSDCPSKARGGDLGFFSREQMVQPFSEAAFALQPGQVSDVVTTRFGYHLIRVTERKPETTVAFDEARETISERLRQEQKEEKIDNYIEKLRKAADIKRFPL